ATACATATGAAGAGTTTCTGCCTTGTCAATGCTGTTTTGAGCCCTATTGTAGTATATTTATCACAACATGGCCAACTATAAAGTAATAAGTAGTTGGGTCAATAGTTGCGTTGATACAGCAACCCCCAAGCATATCTAAAGGCACTCCAATTTAGTAATAACGCGCTCAATTGCATTTCAACCTCCAGTCACCTACAATTAAAGGACCCCACGTTGTCCCACCACCCTCCATATTCCCACAGAGCACCCTCTCATTTCTCCGACGATAACCCGAGGGTTAAAGTTGCATTGCATGATTCCCCACAGTTCTTCTCCTATGATTTGGATCACATCCCGTTAAGACTCAGTCATCACAGTCATGCTACGACAGTTCATCCGTTCTTACTCTACAGCGTCATCAAGCACAGCCAGCTCAATTGCAGCGCTCAAGGCTCGGGCTCCTTGGAGAAAGCTCGATTATGTCTCTCCCACCCAATCTCAGATGCTCAAGACTTCCATCAGTCATCTATTCCAGCAGCCCGAAAAGCAGTTTCAGGTGGGTGATGCCGTGCCTCCGGGCTTCCACATGGCCTACTTCAACCCCTGCGACCCTGAACCCACCCTCGCATCCGACGGGTACTCTGAACAACAGGCTCCAGGCGAACCATATGTCAACCGCATGTGGCTGGGAGGCTCTGTGGAGTTCCACAAGGGACGGCAGCTGTCCATGGGTGAACAGTCCACATGTTCCGAATCTCTGGTTCAGGTGAGAGAGCCCGGATCAAGCACATCAGGTGATAAGCTGCTGGTTACGATCCAGAGAGATCTCAGAAACGATTCTGCTCCGGCCGAAGAGCCTGCTGTCACTGAGAAACGAACTCTCATTTATATGAAGGCCGAAACGGGTCAGAAACGAGGTGCTACCTTTGAAAAGATAATCTCCCCTCCGGATAGAGCTACCCACTCTGTGTCCTTTGTTCCCTCTTCAACACTGCTGTTCCGGTACTCAGCGCTGACCTTCAATGGACACAAGATTCATTATGACCCCGATTATGCTCGAGAAGTGGAGTCTTTGCCTGCTGTCATCGTGCATGGACCTCTTACCGTGACTCTCATGCTGACCTGGATGAACGGCGTCATTCAGAAGGATCTGCCCGGCAAGCGTATTGCTGCTTTTGAGTACAAGAACGTGCTCCCCCTGTTCTGCAACAATGAGCTGACGTTGCGATGCAAGCCTCTCATGAACTCGGACGGATACAAGGTCTGGATCGagaaccaccaccaaagTCTCTGCATGAATGGTACTGTAAAGGTGGAGTAGGAGGGACTCGGTACGACGAGACGACACACCATAGCTAACTGATTGTATTCTGAGTACACTATGAGAGGTGTAGTATACACCTCATGACTCTGATTAAGCAGATCATGGAAGGTGCTTCTACGGCGAGTCAATAACACGATATGTCCGGGCATTCAATGACGTTTGAGCGTGTAACGAGAATATCCAACCAacagaatgtacagtacatactttTAATGCATCCGAGTCTCTCTTGTTTGCTCATTTATTGTCTCCTTCAGTTCGTCGGATTTCCGAATGGCTTGTTTGCCACCAGCTGGACTCTGACCTGAGGCCAACAGGTCGCCCGTATTATGTTCAATACGTTTAATCTCCCTTATCTGTGGTACCGAACCAATAGACAGTCGGAGTGTTGGTACCAGTCGTCCCAAGGGAGTTTCAAAGAAACAAAATGGCCCCACCTGGTCCCGAAGGCACTCAAGATCAGTGTCAGTTTTGATGCTGTAGAACAAGAAAATAGAATGacgactacttgtagtatcaTTTGTCAATAGTTCAATACGTTACAGTTACGTAGTCGTTATAATGCTTGTAGTTCAActgcagtatgtacatactgtacttttttttctgcatatacaactacaagtagtataCTTCACCAGATTGGGTTGTATCTAGCTTCGAGAAGAACGGTGCAACTGAACTCTTTAAAGAGAGCTATACACTGCAAGTAGActatgtacatacacaggaactgtacgtacagtgTACAATGCTCAGACTGTGGCTGTACTTGCCCTATCATCTCAGCTACAGCATAATACTTctcgtacagtatacaATAATTACGCCACCACTATCAACAGAGGCCTTGCTTCCAATCTCCGATATCATTCCGCCTTCAAATGGCAGGAAGTATGGGGCTCAGCAACGGCACTACGAGCCTCAACAAATAGGCTTCCAATATGACATCTCCTGAGGCCACATTTGAGGACAAATGGCATATGAATTCGGGCCAGACAAAGGTGGGGTACTCATACATGAGTCCCATCTCTTCTGATTAGGTGAGAGtgatgtacgagtacggtTATCGTACATATTTCACTTCATCTTGGATATAACAGTTGAGACTAAACACTTCAAGGCTACATCTAATTCTACGGTTGTATAGTTAAGCGAGTATTTCGAATAGTTTATCCCAAGTTTGTTTAAATGTAGAGCGCCACGATATGTAGATATACAGTAGCCTCTCACTTACAGGATCGTCCTGGACGACTCGGCACGTTCACCATTTCATTCGCCTGCATAACTCATGTCATGTGCGGAGATAACGCACGTGAGGCGTCGGTGTGCCCCAAAAATACCATACCTCCATAAGTTATAAATGCGTCCATTTATTGCAAGTAGTAGCTGCGGCCACCCCTGTGTCACTAATATACCACCCTTCCGCCATGTCTTTTCGGCTAAAATGCTTGAAACGGCGCATGTCGCAGATCCAGCCGCTCATCCAGGTGCTGgcccatctccacaacaTCAACTATTCGGCAGACTCCCTAGACCCAGAGTTGTGGGACAAGTTATACTCGTTGCCCATTGCCATGAATTCGAGTATTCAGAGCGAGATGTTCGAGGAGTGTGACTACGAGCCCTCGCAGAACTTTCTCAACCAGATGCCCATCATCTTGCCCCGAGAAGCCTTGGACAATCTCATGAAGTCTGAGTGTGTGGCAGATTTCTTTGTCACTCTCATCAGATATGTGTATCCCCACATTGGCCCACTACTGTGTCACTTTTCCAACATGGAGACCGATGTTGAGAAAGTCCGCATGATGCGCGTCTTCTTCCAAAAAGACAACTGGGCCGACGTCGCCGACTTCATGAACAACTTCTACTATGGCGCTCTGGTAGTTGCATTGTCTCCAACTAACTTCAGATCTCATCGTTTCGAAACGTGGTTTGCAGAGACATATTTGCTGGAACTACTCACACCCATCTGCAACTATCTTCGGGTCCAATATGGCAAACCACAACGTCGGCTTAATCAGTACTAGTCGAACACGAGTACttgctgtacagtaagaTGCAGCCCACACCCTTTAACCTCTTCCAACTAGAgctatttatatatttatttgcaTTCCTTCATACCCGTTTGTCGTCCTGTAGTATCAATAGTATTAGTATGTATTTCCTTTTATAACCCATGCAATCAGCCTCTCCGTGTTTAGTTGTCAGCCTAGTACAACATAACTTTGGCGTCAGATTCGTCCAGAACTCGCTTGATAGCAGGAATGGTctcttccagatcccaaACAgagttcttcttggagtcCAAATAGGTGCTCTCCACAACAATGGCTTTGATATCCTTGGGAGTCAGCACCTTGCTGTCCAGCAATCTCAACAGACGGCCAGGGGTAGCAACACCCACAGATGCCTGGGTCTTCTCGACGGCAATAGTGTCATTTTTGATagtgttcttcttgatgaaCTTGATGCTGCCGGCCTTGAGAGGCTTGAGGTTTCGGTGCACGTCACACACCCGAATGGCGGAGATGGACAGCACAATGGTCCACTTGTCACATGcattcttctccagaaaTCGGGCCAGCTTGTCATCGACTCGAGGAGTTCGCCATGAGGCCGTCTCCTTGATTTGCTTCTCGCTGATGGTCAGCTCGTTGATCTCAATGTTGGAAAGATCGGGGTTCTTGGCTCGCACCTTGGCGGCAATGAAGTCCGCAATCATGGCGGAATCTTTGAGGGCAAGTTCGACCTTGGCCTGGCTGTAGTTTtcggccttctccttcttcttctcgaccGCGGACTcgttcttggtcttcttcttcttcttctggggcTTGTCTCCGTTGGACTCGGGCAGAACTCGCTTCTTGGTtttgacaatctcctcctcctcgtcctcaagAGGAGCCAGATCCGCAGCCTCCGTGTCCGAGTGTGTGTCAAAGGTGTATGCAAGGCCGTCGTCTAGTTCATCCGAAGCTGTGAATGCCATTTTTCTGTGCGGTTGATAGTGCGTGATGGAGTCTTCAATCTTTTTTGACTGGTTGCATCACACAGGCACTATTTCAAAATAGAGTTGCGCGTTCGAGGAAGTTCAATCATAATCTGTTGTGGGTCCGGCACTGGTTCCACTCGTGTGTGAAAATAGTAAAAAAGAACTTCATCGGGTGGTCACCATACCGATATATCGATTAGAAACCTATGTTTTTTGACAGTCCGCCACTTTCCTCCTTATTGCTTAGTCATCAGATAAAGTTCCATCAGTCTAACCACTGCGAGACGCGATGTTGTGATCTTTATTCTCAGGATATGGACCAACCTGTGAAAACACCGTTAAGACGAGGCTCGTCTCCGTCGGGACCGAATAGCTCGGTCAAGCGACAAAGACTTAACCATGAAACGCCCAACAAAACGCCAAACCGACTACCGAACACGCCCAACCAGATGATGGTGGCGGCGACTCCGCGAACCAACCGCGTGAAACAACGACTGGcacaagcagcagccactCCTCGACGTGTCCGAGAAGACACCGGTCGACAAATGACACCCCGTGATATCCTCAGAGCTCTATCACGCGTGATGGTGCGTGAGAAACAGGCCATAGATGAGGAGGATCGGATAGCTGGCTCAGGGAGTAAGGAACGAGAGACTGAAGAGTCACAAGATGCTTCGCCGACTTCTGCCCGATCTCGACTATCCGGCCGACTGTCGGAACGGCTTTCAGGTCGTCTTTCAGACGCCACAGGCATGATGGGACAACTCAGTATGGGTTCTCCTACACCTGATGGAGCTGTGGGAGTAGGAGATGTGTCCATGATGTCTGCTCGTTCTGTGGAGTTGCACAGACGGGTCAGTGTCATGTCTCGACTGTCTAATGCGACGCGTATCAGTGACATCTTCCACACTACCAATGGtgctgaagaggaggtggatGGTGGCCAGACGCCAATATCCCTGACGCCATTCAAGCAAGGCGAGATGCTTCCCGAGATGGATCTGGAGTTTGGAGAAGAGATTGGTAATGATATGGCTGCAAGCAGCGACGAGGACTTTGGAGGAGCAGTCATGGACTACGATGGACCAGAAGATGAGGGGGGAGAAGAGAATAATGAACCTGTTTCTGATGCTGAGGCTCCGttctcaccaccaccagagGGTTTTGTTTCGGATGAcgtggttggtgatgtagTGGACGAGGTTGTCGATGAAGAGATGGCACTCAGTCAGCCAGTCGAGACCATGCCAGATGTCAATATCGAACTCGACTCGCCTGAAGAAGATCCTGTGCCACAAGACGATCCCATTCTGTTTTCTGACGAAGAAGTGCCTACCCAACCTACAAAGAAGCCTGCTGCCCgcagaccaaggaggaaacGTGCTACAGCAGACCTGCCCCCTTCTATCCTCCCTCGTCCCTTCTTGAAATCATTGGTGGCCTCTATCACCGGAGACAATGTGGATAAGAGCGTCATTGAAGAGCTAGTCACCTCCTCAGAAATGTTCTTCGACCAGGCCGCAGATGACCTAGCAGCTTATACAGACCATTGCAAGAGGAAGACAGTGGAACCAAAAGATGTGACACAATTGATGAGACGACAGAGGCTCATTAACAACTCTTCTGATGTGCTCCCTCTAGCCCAGAGACATCTTCCGGCCGAATTGATAGCAGAGCTTTCAGATGTCTTCACTATCAGAGCTCCTAAACGAAAAtcgaagaagaccaaggaggccgaggaggaagaagaggttgaagaagaaacaaTCGGAGAGATCACCGAGGACCACATATAACTATTTATTACTCAATGTATTTATTATAGACTTGTTTGTCGTTTGCCAAACTGAAATCACAACTCACCATCGGCGCCGTGGGTCGGGGTATCTCTACACTCTagaaaaaaattcaaaCAACTGCTTAGTCAGCGCGTTCGAAAAGTGCAGTTAGGTCTATGTGAGCTGTTGATGATAAATTTTGGCGCCCTTTTCCCGGTATCTGCCAAGTTTCAGTCACATTTCCGTTTCCACTCATGACTGTCTGGTATGATGTATGTTCCCATTTCAACTTTACACTATTAGAAATAAATCAACAATCAAGGTTCCTCGCTATAACATCATCTCAAGCAATGGTCACGATACACCCGACGCCAGTGTATGCTATTAAGACACGATTGGCAACCTCCGCAAAGGGCAAGCAACAAGGAACCAAGGTCTTTCTCAACGTCTGTTACGACTCCAATGTTCCTAGCCCCGATACTCCGTTTGGACCAGAAACTCTTCGCAACCTAGAGCAGGGCATCGACTGGCACATGCCTGTGGTGCTGGGcaaggagcgaaaggaCACCGATAACAAAAAGCAACTGTGTTACGTGTGGGACTGTGTGGTGTCTCTGTCGGTTCTGGAGGCCTCCATGTCGTCCATTGAGGTCAAGTCTCTCTTGATCGAGACATGCATGGGGTTAGTGGAGATGAACTATGGGCTAGTTCTGAGCAGAGAATTCACACTGCCCAATCTCACGGCCAAGGGCACGCCGGCAGCAATCAAACTCAGGGCCGAGGGCGACGAGGGGGTCTCGGGTGAAGACGTTGACATGGGATCGTCTTCAGAGACGTCATCATGCGAGGCATCATCCTCGTCAGATGATAACATGGCAGATGATATTGATGCTGTTGCAGGCAACATTCTGCAGTCTCGTGGAGATGATCCGGTGGCAAAGAACAAGTCAAAGACAAAGCCGGATGATACACCCATGCCTATGCCTCCAGGTATGGAGTGGAAGCCTGATGTCTTGGATAAGGTGAGCATGGATAAGGAGCAACGGGAGAAGGAAAGACTTGTGGAAGAAGTCAAGTCTGCGGGATCAAACAAGAATTTCATCATCACACGCTCGATCCGAAAATTCAAGCCCAAAACCCCCGACACACAAAACCCTCCTGCCTTCGAAATAGAAGTGGTCTTTGATCCCACAGCAGATATGACCTGTGAGCTCGTACAGAAGGGCTCTAACCTGGAGCTGGTCGGAAAAGACGGAAAATACACGGTCCCCCTGTTTAAAAGCATGTTGAAGGCCAAGTTCGAAGCATATCTTGTTCAAAAGGAGCATATCATGTGGATTTTCGTTTGGCCCACGGTTTAACAAACGTGGCTTAGACACCAAACACGCGCATCTATACACACATACATACTTAGCATATACGTAGTCACTACATTACAACCcatttacaagtacaagtacatactgtacagttcAGAGCGGTTTTACAACGTTCAACGTTTATctatacatatatatatattgtcAAATCATGGTGTGAATTGCAGTCTAAGCAGGACTGGAGGGGGCATTAGTATGGGGCAGGAAGGCAATGTTGTCTCGGAATGCAAGATATTCGGAATCCATGAATCCAAGAACACTCTCGATCTGATTACTCTGCAGGCCCTTGATGAGCTCCATTTCAGTGGAGCCGTAGTTGACAAGAGCTCGTCCAACCTCCATATCGGCAAAGTCGGGATGGGGGATCCACCCACCATCCTCCAGCTTTCGACCAACGTGGATAGACACGGTCTCGGATGTGTGGAAGGTGCCGACGGTTCCGAGGAGACCGGCGGGGAGCATACCAGCTCGATTCTTCCGTGTAAGAGCCTTGTAGCAGCCAGCATCGATGTAAATTTTTCCAGCGGCACTGAGACCATGCAGCAGCCAGAACTGTCGATCCTTGATGGGCTCCTTGTCGGCGATGAACTTGGTGTGCAGAGGCACGTCCTCGACCACCAGTCGCTCCAGTTCCTGCGCCTGGTAAGCGGGGgtgacaatctccttggcatCGGCCTCGACGTCGTACTTCTGATTGTATTTGACGATAGCTCGGATGTTTCCGGGGACGGAAGACTTGCAGATGACGGTGGTGGTTCCGACAGAAGTGGCCAGCTCAGCTGCAATCAGCTTGGTGGTCATACCTCCGGTTCCGACGTTGGAGCCGGTAGAGCTGACATCAACCTTCAGGGAGGAGATATCATCGACAATGAGAATGGGCTTTGCGGTGGGGTCGGATCTGGGGTTGGCAGTGTAGAGACAGTCGACGTCAGTCATGAGGAACAAGTAGTCGGCGTTGGCCATTCCGGCAGTGATGGCAGACAGAGTGTCATTATCTCCGAATCGGATTTCGTAGGCGGACAAAGTGTCGTTCTCGTTGACAATGGGGATAACACCCATATTCAGCAGCTCATTGAGAGTGGCTGTGGCGTTGAGGTACTGGGTTCGGTCGGCCAGATCGTTTCGGGTCAGCAGAATCTGTGCAATGGGCTGACCCATCTGTCTGAAGAGATCGTCCCATAGACCAATAAGACGGGCCTGTCCGACGGCTGCAACAGCCTGGACCTCGGCGATACCCT
The Yarrowia lipolytica chromosome 1A, complete sequence genome window above contains:
- a CDS encoding uncharacterized protein (Compare to YALI0A19096g, similar to Saccharomyces cerevisiae HTD2 (YHR067W); ancestral locus Anc_5.341, weakly similar to to uniprot|Q89E40 Bradyrhizobium japonicum Hypothetical cytosolic protein); the protein is MLRQFIRSYSTASSSTASSIAALKARAPWRKLDYVSPTQSQMLKTSISHLFQQPEKQFQVGDAVPPGFHMAYFNPCDPEPTLASDGYSEQQAPGEPYVNRMWLGGSVEFHKGRQLSMGEQSTCSESLVQVREPGSSTSGDKLLVTIQRDLRNDSAPAEEPAVTEKRTLIYMKAETGQKRGATFEKIISPPDRATHSVSFVPSSTLLFRYSALTFNGHKIHYDPDYAREVESLPAVIVHGPLTVTLMLTWMNGVIQKDLPGKRIAAFEYKNVLPLFCNNELTLRCKPLMNSDGYKVWIENHHQSLCMNGTVKVE
- a CDS encoding uncharacterized protein (Compare to YALI0A19140g, similar to Saccharomyces cerevisiae YLR003C; ancestral locus Anc_5.228, similar to uniprot|Q07897 Saccharomyces cerevisiae YLR003c), which codes for MAFTASDELDDGLAYTFDTHSDTEAADLAPLEDEEEEIVKTKKRVLPESNGDKPQKKKKKTKNESAVEKKKEKAENYSQAKVELALKDSAMIADFIAAKVRAKNPDLSNIEINELTISEKQIKETASWRTPRVDDKLARFLEKNACDKWTIVLSISAIRVCDVHRNLKPLKAGSIKFIKKNTIKNDTIAVEKTQASVGVATPGRLLRLLDSKVLTPKDIKAIVVESTYLDSKKNSVWDLEETIPAIKRVLDESDAKVMLY
- a CDS encoding uncharacterized protein (Truncated form of YALI0A19206g, similar to Saccharomyces cerevisiae PRO1 (YDR300C) and YHR033W; ancestral locus Anc_5.318, similar to uniprot|P32264 Saccharomyces cerevisiae YDR300c PRO1 glutamate 5-kinase) codes for the protein MVPSYCATYSYKSDDVIIHQSPNQLLPSAPRTNPGTSSLVDEVTREPRIANMSLLVETIVKLKRDGHRVIIVSSGGIAVGLKRLGITDRPKGIAEVQAVAAVGQARLIGLWDDLFRQMGQPIAQILLTRNDLADRTQYLNATATLNELLNMGVIPIVNENDTLSAYEIRFGDNDTLSAITAGMANADYLFLMTDVDCLYTANPRSDPTAKPILIVDDISSLKVDVSSTGSNVGTGGMTTKLIAAELATSVGTTTVICKSSVPGNIRAIVKYNQKYDVEADAKEIVTPAYQAQELERLVVEDVPLHTKFIADKEPIKDRQFWLLHGLSAAGKIYIDAGCYKALTRKNRAGMLPAGLLGTVGTFHTSETVSIHVGRKLEDGGWIPHPDFADMEVGRALVNYGSTEMELIKGLQSNQIESVLGFMDSEYLAFRDNIAFLPHTNAPSSPA
- a CDS encoding uncharacterized protein (Compare to YALI0A19162g, no similarity) translates to MFFDSPPLSSLLLSHQIKFHQSNHCETRCCDLYSQDMDQPVKTPLRRGSSPSGPNSSVKRQRLNHETPNKTPNRLPNTPNQMMVAATPRTNRVKQRLAQAAATPRRVREDTGRQMTPRDILRALSRVMVREKQAIDEEDRIAGSGSKERETEESQDASPTSARSRLSGRLSERLSGRLSDATGMMGQLSMGSPTPDGAVGVGDVSMMSARSVELHRRVSVMSRLSNATRISDIFHTTNGAEEEVDGGQTPISLTPFKQGEMLPEMDLEFGEEIGNDMAASSDEDFGGAVMDYDGPEDEGGEENNEPVSDAEAPFSPPPEGFVSDDVVGDVVDEVVDEEMALSQPVETMPDVNIELDSPEEDPVPQDDPILFSDEEVPTQPTKKPAARRPRRKRATADLPPSILPRPFLKSLVASITGDNVDKSVIEELVTSSEMFFDQAADDLAAYTDHCKRKTVEPKDVTQLMRRQRLINNSSDVLPLAQRHLPAELIAELSDVFTIRAPKRKSKKTKEAEEEEEVEEETIGEITEDHI
- a CDS encoding uncharacterized protein (Compare to YALI0A19118g, no similarity) — encoded protein: MSFRLKCLKRRMSQIQPLIQVLAHLHNINYSADSLDPELWDKLYSLPIAMNSSIQSEMFEECDYEPSQNFLNQMPIILPREALDNLMKSECVADFFVTLIRYVYPHIGPLLCHFSNMETDVEKVRMMRVFFQKDNWADVADFMNNFYYGALVVALSPTNFRSHRFETWFAETYLLELLTPICNYLRVQYGKPQRRLNQY
- a CDS encoding uncharacterized protein (Compare to YALI0A19184g, weakly similar to CAGL0D03916g Candida glabrata, similar to Saccharomyces cerevisiae PIH1 (YHR034C); ancestral locus Anc_5.317), with the protein product MTVWYDVCSHFNFTLLEINQQSRFLAITSSQAMVTIHPTPVYAIKTRLATSAKGKQQGTKVFLNVCYDSNVPSPDTPFGPETLRNLEQGIDWHMPVVLGKERKDTDNKKQLCYVWDCVVSLSVLEASMSSIEVKSLLIETCMGLVEMNYGLVLSREFTLPNLTAKGTPAAIKLRAEGDEGVSGEDVDMGSSSETSSCEASSSSDDNMADDIDAVAGNILQSRGDDPVAKNKSKTKPDDTPMPMPPGMEWKPDVLDKVSMDKEQREKERLVEEVKSAGSNKNFIITRSIRKFKPKTPDTQNPPAFEIEVVFDPTADMTCELVQKGSNLELVGKDGKYTVPLFKSMLKAKFEAYLVQKEHIMWIFVWPTV